Proteins co-encoded in one Medicago truncatula cultivar Jemalong A17 chromosome 8, MtrunA17r5.0-ANR, whole genome shotgun sequence genomic window:
- the LOC11440965 gene encoding probable serine/threonine-protein kinase WNK6 isoform X1, which produces MSLACMESSEEGGGHSEPPDPDVLEIDSTSRYIKYKEVIGKGAFKTFYRAFDEVNGIEVAWGQVQIDEVLQSPDDLDRLYSEMHLLKSLRHNNIVRFYNSWIDDKRRTVNMITELFTSGSLKQYRKKHKKVDLKAVRGWAKQILMGLNYLHTHNPPIIHRDLKCDNIFINGHQGEVKIGDLGLATFLMQANAKTVIGTPEFMAPEMYDENYNELADIYSFGMCMLELVTAEYPYSECRNSAQIYKKVSSGIKPAALSKVIDPKIKSFIEKCIVPASERLSAKELLMDPFVQVNGSTKNISLPLPDIVLPKLGASKNRCMMSEGPASARIGAISMDIGDTNELPVITVLDNSTVDASSSACVEIRRLKGGDTFFLKGGLNDENSVSLVLRIADQRGQAKYIHFIFYLDSDTAVSVSKEMVEQLELADQNVKFIAELIDLLLIKLVPEWKPCVAIDHLVSANDKWTSASQQTDSELAKNNGSSKHYTEDAGPSTSFGRSSAKENVDNMDLYSEMSYASATSDINDKLSMVSFMSAELLGFGGGSRSSFASEIGASSDHVSKFLHTGSNSMASLSSYPISVSSLSYPDDELRVELEMIEQKYEEAIRDLSKRRNLAIEEIKKRMSDKMVS; this is translated from the exons ATGAGTTTGGCTTGTATGGAAAGCTCGGAAGAGGGTGGAGGGCATTCAGAGCCACCTGATCCCGATGTTCTCGAAATTGATTCTACTTCTCGTTACATCAAG TACAAAGAAGTGATCGGGAAAGGAGCCTTCAAAACTTT TTACAGGGCATTTGATGAGGTTAATGGAATTGAAGTGGCATGGGGACAGGTTCAGATTGACGAGGTGTTACAGTCACCAGATGACTTAGATAGGCTATACTCGGAAATGCATCTCTTAAAATCGCTGAGGCATAATAACATAGTAAGATTCTATAATTCTTGGATTGATGACAAGCGCAGGACAGTTAATATGATTACTGAGTTGTTTACTTCGGGTAGCCTCAAACA GTATCgtaaaaaacacaagaaggttGACTTGAAGGCTGTCAGAGGATGGGCGAAACAGATTCTAATGGGTTTAAACTACCTTCATACTCACAACCCGCCGATTATACATAGGGACTTGAAATGTGATAACATATTTATTAATGGTCACCAAGGAGAAGTTAAAATTGGAGATTTAGGGCTGGCGACGTTCTTGATGCAGGCTAATGCCAAGACTGTTATAG GAACTCCGGAGTTTATGGCACCCGAAATGTATGATGAAAATTACAACGAATTAGCTGACATATATTCATTTGGTATGTGCATGCTTGAGTTGGTTACTGCCGAGTATCCTTATAGTGAATGCAGAAACTCAGCGCAGATATACAAGAAAGTTTCATCT GGTATAAAGCCTGCTGCTCTTTCTAAAGTGATAGATCCAAAGATAAaatcatttattgaaaaatgtaTTGTTCCAGCATCCGAAAGATTGTCGGCAAaggagcttctgatggaccccTTTGTTCAAGTGAATGGTTCAACAAAGAACATTTCTCTTCCATTGCCAGATATTGTTCTTCCCAAATTGGGAGCCTCTAAAAACAGATGTATGATGTCAGAAGGTCCTGCTAGTGCACGTATTGGGGCCATTTCTATGGATATTGGTGACACTAACGAGCTACCTGTGATCACTGTACTTGATAATTCCACTGTTGATGCATCAAGTTCTGCGTGTGTTGAGATAAGAAGGTTGAAGGGAGGCGATACCTTCTTTCTAAAAGGTGGTCTAAATGATGAGAATTCTGTATCATTGGTTCTGCGGATAGCTGATCAGAGGG GACAAGCAAAATATATCCATTTCATCTTCTACCTTGACAGTGATACTGCTGTCTCAGTTTCAAAGGAAATGGTTGAGCAACTTGAACTTGCTGATCAGAATGTAAAATTCATAGCTGAGTTAATCGATTTGTTATTGATAAAATTGGTTCCTGAATGGAAACCTTGTGTAGCAATTGATCATTTGGTTTCTGCAAATGATAAATGGACTAGTGCTAGCCAACAGACAGACTCAGAGTTGGCTAAAAACAACGGAAGCTCAAAACATTATACTGAAGATGCAGGCCCCTCAACCTCATTCGGAAGATCTTCCGCGAAAGAGAACGTTGACAATATGGATTTATATTCTGAGATGTCATATGCTTCTGCAACATCAGACATCAATGATAAGTTGTCTATGGTTTCATTTATGTCTGCTGAATTATTGGGATTCGGTGGAGGTAGTCGGAGCTCGTTTGCATCTGAAATTGGGGCATCATCTGATCATGTGAGCAAGTTTTTACACACGGGGAGCAACAGTATGGCGAGCTTATCAAGTTATCCCATTAGTGTTTCCTCCTTGTCCTACCCTGATGATGAGTTGAGAGTAGAGTTAGAAATGATTGAACAGAAATATGAAGAGGCAATTAGAGATTTATCCAAAAGAAGAAACCTGGCCATCGAGGagattaaaaaaagaatgtCAGATAAGATGGTATCATAG
- the LOC11440965 gene encoding probable serine/threonine-protein kinase WNK6 isoform X2 translates to MFSKLILLLVTSSYRAFDEVNGIEVAWGQVQIDEVLQSPDDLDRLYSEMHLLKSLRHNNIVRFYNSWIDDKRRTVNMITELFTSGSLKQYRKKHKKVDLKAVRGWAKQILMGLNYLHTHNPPIIHRDLKCDNIFINGHQGEVKIGDLGLATFLMQANAKTVIGTPEFMAPEMYDENYNELADIYSFGMCMLELVTAEYPYSECRNSAQIYKKVSSGIKPAALSKVIDPKIKSFIEKCIVPASERLSAKELLMDPFVQVNGSTKNISLPLPDIVLPKLGASKNRCMMSEGPASARIGAISMDIGDTNELPVITVLDNSTVDASSSACVEIRRLKGGDTFFLKGGLNDENSVSLVLRIADQRGQAKYIHFIFYLDSDTAVSVSKEMVEQLELADQNVKFIAELIDLLLIKLVPEWKPCVAIDHLVSANDKWTSASQQTDSELAKNNGSSKHYTEDAGPSTSFGRSSAKENVDNMDLYSEMSYASATSDINDKLSMVSFMSAELLGFGGGSRSSFASEIGASSDHVSKFLHTGSNSMASLSSYPISVSSLSYPDDELRVELEMIEQKYEEAIRDLSKRRNLAIEEIKKRMSDKMVS, encoded by the exons ATGTTCTCGAAATTGATTCTACTTCTCGTTACATCAAG TTACAGGGCATTTGATGAGGTTAATGGAATTGAAGTGGCATGGGGACAGGTTCAGATTGACGAGGTGTTACAGTCACCAGATGACTTAGATAGGCTATACTCGGAAATGCATCTCTTAAAATCGCTGAGGCATAATAACATAGTAAGATTCTATAATTCTTGGATTGATGACAAGCGCAGGACAGTTAATATGATTACTGAGTTGTTTACTTCGGGTAGCCTCAAACA GTATCgtaaaaaacacaagaaggttGACTTGAAGGCTGTCAGAGGATGGGCGAAACAGATTCTAATGGGTTTAAACTACCTTCATACTCACAACCCGCCGATTATACATAGGGACTTGAAATGTGATAACATATTTATTAATGGTCACCAAGGAGAAGTTAAAATTGGAGATTTAGGGCTGGCGACGTTCTTGATGCAGGCTAATGCCAAGACTGTTATAG GAACTCCGGAGTTTATGGCACCCGAAATGTATGATGAAAATTACAACGAATTAGCTGACATATATTCATTTGGTATGTGCATGCTTGAGTTGGTTACTGCCGAGTATCCTTATAGTGAATGCAGAAACTCAGCGCAGATATACAAGAAAGTTTCATCT GGTATAAAGCCTGCTGCTCTTTCTAAAGTGATAGATCCAAAGATAAaatcatttattgaaaaatgtaTTGTTCCAGCATCCGAAAGATTGTCGGCAAaggagcttctgatggaccccTTTGTTCAAGTGAATGGTTCAACAAAGAACATTTCTCTTCCATTGCCAGATATTGTTCTTCCCAAATTGGGAGCCTCTAAAAACAGATGTATGATGTCAGAAGGTCCTGCTAGTGCACGTATTGGGGCCATTTCTATGGATATTGGTGACACTAACGAGCTACCTGTGATCACTGTACTTGATAATTCCACTGTTGATGCATCAAGTTCTGCGTGTGTTGAGATAAGAAGGTTGAAGGGAGGCGATACCTTCTTTCTAAAAGGTGGTCTAAATGATGAGAATTCTGTATCATTGGTTCTGCGGATAGCTGATCAGAGGG GACAAGCAAAATATATCCATTTCATCTTCTACCTTGACAGTGATACTGCTGTCTCAGTTTCAAAGGAAATGGTTGAGCAACTTGAACTTGCTGATCAGAATGTAAAATTCATAGCTGAGTTAATCGATTTGTTATTGATAAAATTGGTTCCTGAATGGAAACCTTGTGTAGCAATTGATCATTTGGTTTCTGCAAATGATAAATGGACTAGTGCTAGCCAACAGACAGACTCAGAGTTGGCTAAAAACAACGGAAGCTCAAAACATTATACTGAAGATGCAGGCCCCTCAACCTCATTCGGAAGATCTTCCGCGAAAGAGAACGTTGACAATATGGATTTATATTCTGAGATGTCATATGCTTCTGCAACATCAGACATCAATGATAAGTTGTCTATGGTTTCATTTATGTCTGCTGAATTATTGGGATTCGGTGGAGGTAGTCGGAGCTCGTTTGCATCTGAAATTGGGGCATCATCTGATCATGTGAGCAAGTTTTTACACACGGGGAGCAACAGTATGGCGAGCTTATCAAGTTATCCCATTAGTGTTTCCTCCTTGTCCTACCCTGATGATGAGTTGAGAGTAGAGTTAGAAATGATTGAACAGAAATATGAAGAGGCAATTAGAGATTTATCCAAAAGAAGAAACCTGGCCATCGAGGagattaaaaaaagaatgtCAGATAAGATGGTATCATAG
- the LOC11440965 gene encoding probable serine/threonine-protein kinase WNK6 isoform X3 — MFSKLILLLVTSRAFDEVNGIEVAWGQVQIDEVLQSPDDLDRLYSEMHLLKSLRHNNIVRFYNSWIDDKRRTVNMITELFTSGSLKQYRKKHKKVDLKAVRGWAKQILMGLNYLHTHNPPIIHRDLKCDNIFINGHQGEVKIGDLGLATFLMQANAKTVIGTPEFMAPEMYDENYNELADIYSFGMCMLELVTAEYPYSECRNSAQIYKKVSSGIKPAALSKVIDPKIKSFIEKCIVPASERLSAKELLMDPFVQVNGSTKNISLPLPDIVLPKLGASKNRCMMSEGPASARIGAISMDIGDTNELPVITVLDNSTVDASSSACVEIRRLKGGDTFFLKGGLNDENSVSLVLRIADQRGQAKYIHFIFYLDSDTAVSVSKEMVEQLELADQNVKFIAELIDLLLIKLVPEWKPCVAIDHLVSANDKWTSASQQTDSELAKNNGSSKHYTEDAGPSTSFGRSSAKENVDNMDLYSEMSYASATSDINDKLSMVSFMSAELLGFGGGSRSSFASEIGASSDHVSKFLHTGSNSMASLSSYPISVSSLSYPDDELRVELEMIEQKYEEAIRDLSKRRNLAIEEIKKRMSDKMVS, encoded by the exons ATGTTCTCGAAATTGATTCTACTTCTCGTTACATCAAG GGCATTTGATGAGGTTAATGGAATTGAAGTGGCATGGGGACAGGTTCAGATTGACGAGGTGTTACAGTCACCAGATGACTTAGATAGGCTATACTCGGAAATGCATCTCTTAAAATCGCTGAGGCATAATAACATAGTAAGATTCTATAATTCTTGGATTGATGACAAGCGCAGGACAGTTAATATGATTACTGAGTTGTTTACTTCGGGTAGCCTCAAACA GTATCgtaaaaaacacaagaaggttGACTTGAAGGCTGTCAGAGGATGGGCGAAACAGATTCTAATGGGTTTAAACTACCTTCATACTCACAACCCGCCGATTATACATAGGGACTTGAAATGTGATAACATATTTATTAATGGTCACCAAGGAGAAGTTAAAATTGGAGATTTAGGGCTGGCGACGTTCTTGATGCAGGCTAATGCCAAGACTGTTATAG GAACTCCGGAGTTTATGGCACCCGAAATGTATGATGAAAATTACAACGAATTAGCTGACATATATTCATTTGGTATGTGCATGCTTGAGTTGGTTACTGCCGAGTATCCTTATAGTGAATGCAGAAACTCAGCGCAGATATACAAGAAAGTTTCATCT GGTATAAAGCCTGCTGCTCTTTCTAAAGTGATAGATCCAAAGATAAaatcatttattgaaaaatgtaTTGTTCCAGCATCCGAAAGATTGTCGGCAAaggagcttctgatggaccccTTTGTTCAAGTGAATGGTTCAACAAAGAACATTTCTCTTCCATTGCCAGATATTGTTCTTCCCAAATTGGGAGCCTCTAAAAACAGATGTATGATGTCAGAAGGTCCTGCTAGTGCACGTATTGGGGCCATTTCTATGGATATTGGTGACACTAACGAGCTACCTGTGATCACTGTACTTGATAATTCCACTGTTGATGCATCAAGTTCTGCGTGTGTTGAGATAAGAAGGTTGAAGGGAGGCGATACCTTCTTTCTAAAAGGTGGTCTAAATGATGAGAATTCTGTATCATTGGTTCTGCGGATAGCTGATCAGAGGG GACAAGCAAAATATATCCATTTCATCTTCTACCTTGACAGTGATACTGCTGTCTCAGTTTCAAAGGAAATGGTTGAGCAACTTGAACTTGCTGATCAGAATGTAAAATTCATAGCTGAGTTAATCGATTTGTTATTGATAAAATTGGTTCCTGAATGGAAACCTTGTGTAGCAATTGATCATTTGGTTTCTGCAAATGATAAATGGACTAGTGCTAGCCAACAGACAGACTCAGAGTTGGCTAAAAACAACGGAAGCTCAAAACATTATACTGAAGATGCAGGCCCCTCAACCTCATTCGGAAGATCTTCCGCGAAAGAGAACGTTGACAATATGGATTTATATTCTGAGATGTCATATGCTTCTGCAACATCAGACATCAATGATAAGTTGTCTATGGTTTCATTTATGTCTGCTGAATTATTGGGATTCGGTGGAGGTAGTCGGAGCTCGTTTGCATCTGAAATTGGGGCATCATCTGATCATGTGAGCAAGTTTTTACACACGGGGAGCAACAGTATGGCGAGCTTATCAAGTTATCCCATTAGTGTTTCCTCCTTGTCCTACCCTGATGATGAGTTGAGAGTAGAGTTAGAAATGATTGAACAGAAATATGAAGAGGCAATTAGAGATTTATCCAAAAGAAGAAACCTGGCCATCGAGGagattaaaaaaagaatgtCAGATAAGATGGTATCATAG